The Sphaerisporangium siamense genome includes the window CTTCACGCTCGGCCTCCAAGGGTCCGTTCCCCGGCCGCGACGGGACGGCGGGACGCCGTCCGGCGCGCGCGACGCCGGCCGAGCACGTAGGCCAGCGCGATCCCGCCGCCCACGAGGGAGTTCCTGGGCGAGGCGAGGGACGACCTGAGCCGCCGCAGCCCGCCCTTGGGGTCGGCGACGGCGCCCGTGACACCGCCGATCGCCGACACCAGGGCGTCGCCGGCGTTCTTCATCCAGGTGTGCTGATCGTTCATGATGGACTCCGGCCTCGCACGTCCCCGCCGGTCGGCCGCCGGGCGGAGGAACGCGCACCCGATCCGCGATCTCTTGTCCTGTCCGCTGTCGTGCTTCGCGGTGTCCAGCGACCCATTCGGGCCGTTCCCGCGCCCGATCGCCGCAAACGGCGGTTGTGCTGGGATTACCTCATCGGGCCCCGACCCGCACGCGCGCCTGTCGCGCCCGCGCGCCCGGACGGGCCGTACCGGCCCGCGCGTTGACGTCCTCTTGACGCGGACCGTCCGCCGGTCGCGTCACGACTCGCCCTGACTCCGGCGACAGGAAAACACGGTGCGAGAGTGTGGCCGTCCGGCGTAGCGTCGGCAGGCGTGAGCCTTCCGCGGGTACGTCCTCCTTTCGTGGCCGACGAGCGCACCCAGCTGCTGGGCTGGCTCGACATGCAGCGCGGGATCCTCCAGTGGAAGTGCGAGGGGCTCTCGGAGGAGGACGCGCACCGTCCTCTCCTGCCGGGCAGCCCGCTCATGACGGTGGCGGGGATCGTCTCGCACGCCCGCTGGACCGAGCACGGCTGGTTCGAGGTGCTGTTCCTCGGCCGTTCCGCGGAGGGCAACCCCCAGTTCGACCAGGACGTGAAGAACGCGGACATGCGGGCCGAGGGCGTCCCGCTCGCGCGGCTGCTCGACGAGTACGAGCGCCAGTGCGCGATCTCCAACGAGATCGCGGCCGCCCATTCCCTGGACGAGGTGGGCAGGCACCCCGACCACCGCTCGGGCGCCGCGTCCCTGCGCTGGATGCTCCTCCACATGGTCGAGGAGACCGCCCGGCACGCCGGCCACCTGGACGTGATCACCGAGTTGCTGGACGGCCGGAAGGGCTACTACTGACCGGGCGGGCCCGGCCCGCCCGGCGTCCCGGGGCCGTGGCTACTGGTGGACCGTCATCTCGGTGGCGAGGCGGCTGTACTTGGACGCGGCGTCGCCGACGTCGTTGATGGTCTCGCCCTGGAGCAGCTCCGCCGGGGTCATCTGCAGCGGGAGGTTCTTGGCGATCAGCTCCGGGTCGTTCCTGGCGATCAGGTCCATGGCCGCCTTGTTGGGCACCTTGGTGAGGATGTTCTCGGCCACCCAGCTCTGGACGGCCGGGTCCAGGAGGTAGTTGATGAAGGCGTGCGCCGCCTCCTTCTTCTTGGACGACTTCATGACCACCATGGTGTCGGCCCAGAGGTCGCTGCCCTCCTTGGGCACCACGAACTTGATCTTCGGGTTCTGGGTCGGGCACCGGCGGTCGAACGACTCGACCATGGCGGCCTCGCCCTTCTCCAGCCGTTCGGTGAAGGTGGTGTCGTCGTAGGCCAGCAGGGACTTCTTGGTCCTCAGCAGCACTTCCTTGGCCTGGGCGAGCTGCTTGTCGTCGGTGGTGTTGATGGAGTAGCCGAGCGCCTTGAGCGCGGGCAGCGCCAGCCACCGCTCGGTGGTCATCATCGTCACCTTGCCCCGCAGCTCGGGCGCGGGGTTCAGCAGGTCGTTCCAGCTCGTCGGCGGGGTCTGCACCATGTCCGTGCGGTAGCACAGGCCCGTGGTGCCCCAGGTGTAGGGCACCGAGAACTTGTTGCCCTTGTCGAAGGAGAGCTGCGACGCCTCGGGGTA containing:
- a CDS encoding DinB family protein, whose product is MSLPRVRPPFVADERTQLLGWLDMQRGILQWKCEGLSEEDAHRPLLPGSPLMTVAGIVSHARWTEHGWFEVLFLGRSAEGNPQFDQDVKNADMRAEGVPLARLLDEYERQCAISNEIAAAHSLDEVGRHPDHRSGAASLRWMLLHMVEETARHAGHLDVITELLDGRKGYY
- a CDS encoding polyamine ABC transporter substrate-binding protein; this encodes MSRSRYSRRLPAAVAALGSMLALAACGGGPATEGVALSAAANQLDLNADLSKQTPLSITIWDNYSPKDMPQRVKDRLGFDVKIVLHDTNEMAFARVTNTIGTPSDVDVAFVSGQYAQALNEQGWLEPIHPELIPNLANLYPEASQLSFDKGNKFSVPYTWGTTGLCYRTDMVQTPPTSWNDLLNPAPELRGKVTMMTTERWLALPALKALGYSINTTDDKQLAQAKEVLLRTKKSLLAYDDTTFTERLEKGEAAMVESFDRRCPTQNPKIKFVVPKEGSDLWADTMVVMKSSKKKEAAHAFINYLLDPAVQSWVAENILTKVPNKAAMDLIARNDPELIAKNLPLQMTPAELLQGETINDVGDAASKYSRLATEMTVHQ